One Prolixibacteraceae bacterium DNA segment encodes these proteins:
- the xerD gene encoding site-specific tyrosine recombinase XerD translates to MNWDQCKKGYETYLRLEKSLSQNSVSAYMNDINKLTTFLTSEYKNITPKEVKLEHLRAFVEWMSSNNVSPRTQARTISGTKSFFKFLLMENVIEADPTTLLESPKIGRKLPDILTPDEIDQIIDAIDLKKPEGVRNKAIIEALYSCGLRVSELVNLKISNLHFEEEYIVVEGKSEKERMVPISVKAINDIKDYVEKYRVNLNVSADSEDILFLNRRGRQLSRVMIFTIIKGLADKVKLNKNISPHTFRHSFASQLIEGGADLRAVQEMLGHESILTTEIYTHLDQDYLKDTVNRHHPRS, encoded by the coding sequence ATGAATTGGGATCAATGTAAAAAAGGATATGAGACATACCTACGTCTCGAGAAATCTCTTTCTCAAAATTCCGTAAGTGCTTATATGAATGATATCAATAAGCTTACAACTTTTTTGACTTCCGAATATAAGAATATTACACCTAAGGAGGTGAAACTTGAACATCTTAGAGCTTTTGTAGAATGGATGAGCAGTAATAACGTGAGTCCACGAACACAAGCTAGGACAATTTCAGGAACCAAATCTTTCTTTAAGTTCCTTTTGATGGAGAATGTTATTGAGGCTGATCCAACAACACTTCTTGAAAGCCCAAAAATTGGGCGTAAATTACCAGATATCTTGACTCCAGATGAGATTGATCAAATTATTGATGCTATCGATCTTAAGAAACCTGAAGGAGTACGTAATAAAGCGATAATAGAAGCACTTTACAGCTGTGGTTTACGTGTATCAGAACTTGTTAATTTAAAGATCTCTAACCTACACTTCGAAGAGGAGTATATCGTTGTAGAGGGGAAGTCAGAGAAGGAGCGCATGGTACCTATCAGTGTAAAGGCGATTAACGATATCAAGGATTATGTAGAGAAGTATCGTGTAAACTTAAATGTTAGTGCCGATAGTGAAGATATCTTATTCCTTAATAGAAGAGGTCGTCAATTGAGTAGGGTGATGATTTTTACCATTATCAAAGGGTTGGCTGATAAAGTGAAGCTAAATAAAAATATCAGTCCACATACTTTTAGACACTCTTTTGCTTCTCAACTTATCGAGGGAGGAGCGGATCTTCGTGCAGTACAAGAGATGTTGGGACATGAATCAATTCTTACTACTGAGATCTATACCCACCTTGATCAAGATTATTTGAAGGATACAGTGAATAGACACCATCCAAGATCATAA
- the aroQ gene encoding type II 3-dehydroquinate dehydratase, translated as MKKILIINGPNLNLLGVREKTIYGDQSFEAYYNELTKRYPKINFDYFQSNIEGEIIDNIHKVGFDFDGIIINAGAYTHTSIAIRDAIAGVNTPVIEVHISNTLTREAFRHESIIGPVCKGSIMGFGLDSYRLGIEAILGF; from the coding sequence ATGAAGAAAATATTAATAATTAATGGCCCGAACCTTAACTTATTAGGAGTTAGGGAGAAAACAATCTATGGAGATCAATCTTTCGAAGCATACTACAATGAACTGACAAAGAGATATCCTAAAATAAATTTTGATTATTTCCAATCCAATATTGAAGGAGAAATTATCGATAATATCCATAAAGTTGGTTTTGATTTTGATGGAATTATTATCAATGCAGGTGCTTATACCCATACATCCATTGCTATTCGTGATGCCATTGCTGGGGTAAACACTCCTGTTATAGAGGTACATATCTCTAACACTTTAACAAGAGAGGCATTCCGTCACGAATCGATTATTGGACCGGTATGTAAAGGAAGCATTATGGGATTTGGACTAGATTCATACAGGTTGGGTATTGAAGCAATATTAGGCTTTTAA